A genomic window from Fibrobacterota bacterium includes:
- the rplF gene encoding 50S ribosomal protein L6 yields MSRVGKNPVGLPDKVKATLSGRSLKIEGPKGSLDREIHPLIDVKIEDNHIVFTRPDDLGPTKALHGTQRALAANMVKGVSAGFKKELEIIGVGYRVEQKGTGITMFLGYSHPVNFNPPKTISVKVEGTNKIIVEGADKQEVGQVASVIRGFRAPEPYKGKGVKYSDETIRRKAGKKSG; encoded by the coding sequence ATGTCTCGTGTAGGTAAGAATCCAGTAGGACTGCCGGACAAGGTGAAGGCCACCTTGAGCGGCCGATCCTTGAAGATCGAGGGACCGAAGGGCTCCTTGGATCGTGAGATCCATCCTCTCATCGACGTCAAGATCGAAGACAATCACATTGTCTTCACCCGTCCTGACGACCTGGGGCCCACCAAGGCTCTTCATGGTACCCAACGCGCCCTGGCCGCCAACATGGTCAAGGGAGTCAGCGCTGGGTTCAAGAAGGAATTGGAAATCATCGGTGTCGGTTACCGTGTGGAGCAGAAGGGAACTGGCATCACCATGTTCCTCGGTTACTCCCACCCGGTGAACTTCAACCCTCCCAAGACGATTTCCGTCAAGGTTGAAGGCACCAACAAGATCATCGTCGAAGGCGCCGACAAGCAAGAAGTCGGGCAAGTGGCATCCGTCATCCGCGGATTCCGTGCACCCGAGCCCTACAAGGGCAAGGGCGTCAAGTATTCCGACGAGACCATCCGCCGCAAGGCCGGCAAGAAGTCCGGGTAA
- a CDS encoding 50S ribosomal protein L18 codes for MSKIAAERFKSRIARHKRVRSKVSGTTERPRLAVRRSLKHIYAQIVDDTTGRSLAQVASTSEEVRAKTAEGTKTDVSKVVGELIAAKAKEKGISSVVFDRGGYLYHGRVQAVAEAARSAGLEF; via the coding sequence ATGTCGAAGATCGCCGCCGAGAGGTTTAAATCCCGGATCGCCCGCCACAAGCGGGTCCGGTCTAAGGTTTCGGGTACCACCGAGCGTCCGCGCTTGGCAGTACGCCGCAGCCTGAAGCACATCTACGCCCAGATCGTGGACGACACGACCGGTCGTTCCTTGGCCCAGGTTGCCTCGACTTCGGAAGAAGTCCGGGCAAAGACCGCCGAAGGAACCAAGACCGACGTCTCCAAGGTCGTCGGCGAGCTCATCGCCGCCAAAGCCAAGGAGAAGGGCATCTCCTCCGTGGTGTTCGACCGCGGCGGCTATCTCTATCACGGTCGTGTCCAGGCAGTTGCCGAGGCCGCCCGCTCCGCTGGACTGGAGTTCTAA
- the rpsE gene encoding 30S ribosomal protein S5, whose protein sequence is MANERNERESAVAPIEGEFQEKVVAINRVAKVVKGGRRFGFNALVVVGNGAGKVGIGSGKANDVSEAIRKGTENARKHVVEIPLHKHTIPHETFSKFGAAKIILKPASEGTGVIAGGAARAVLELAGVRNILTKLLGSTNPHNVVKATLKGLRSVRLRKDYEELRR, encoded by the coding sequence ATGGCCAACGAACGCAACGAACGCGAATCGGCAGTCGCTCCCATCGAGGGAGAATTCCAAGAGAAGGTTGTCGCGATCAATCGCGTCGCCAAGGTGGTCAAGGGTGGCCGTCGCTTCGGATTCAACGCACTGGTTGTCGTCGGTAACGGCGCAGGCAAGGTTGGAATCGGATCCGGCAAAGCCAACGACGTCTCCGAAGCGATCCGCAAGGGAACCGAAAACGCGCGCAAGCACGTTGTCGAAATCCCCCTGCACAAGCACACGATCCCACACGAGACCTTCTCGAAGTTCGGCGCGGCGAAGATCATTCTGAAGCCCGCTTCCGAAGGTACCGGTGTCATTGCTGGCGGTGCGGCTCGTGCCGTGCTCGAACTCGCCGGCGTACGTAACATCCTGACCAAGTTGCTGGGATCCACCAATCCCCACAACGTTGTCAAGGCCACCCTCAAGGGTCTTCGTTCCGTGCGACTGCGCAAGGACTACGAAGAGCTTCGTCGCTGA
- the rpmD gene encoding 50S ribosomal protein L30: MPKNLEITQTRSTARCTQPQIKTMEALGLRRIRHAVTQPDNVQTRGMLRVVNHLVSVKVVEA, translated from the coding sequence ATGCCCAAGAACCTTGAAATCACGCAAACGCGCAGCACCGCGCGTTGCACCCAGCCCCAGATCAAGACGATGGAGGCCCTCGGCCTCCGGCGTATCCGTCATGCGGTCACGCAGCCGGACAACGTCCAGACTCGTGGAATGTTGCGGGTTGTGAACCACCTCGTTTCCGTGAAGGTAGTCGAAGCGTGA
- the rplO gene encoding 50S ribosomal protein L15, whose amino-acid sequence MKLNQLKPQPGAKKVAKRRGRGEGSGNGSTAGKGNNGANARSGAKHKRGFEGGQTPLQRRLPKRGFNSPVEQPEEVNLAILVKCEGSAFDGAALRKAGIIPCSCAKTKLIGSVKVDRALTVKVNAISAGARKAIEAAGGKVELVEA is encoded by the coding sequence GTGAAACTGAACCAGCTCAAGCCCCAGCCCGGGGCGAAGAAAGTCGCGAAACGTCGCGGTCGTGGCGAGGGCTCCGGCAACGGATCCACCGCTGGCAAGGGCAACAACGGTGCGAACGCCCGCTCGGGCGCCAAGCACAAGCGCGGCTTCGAAGGCGGTCAAACTCCTTTGCAGCGTCGCTTGCCCAAGCGCGGATTCAACTCTCCGGTCGAACAGCCCGAAGAAGTGAATCTGGCCATCTTGGTGAAGTGCGAAGGCTCCGCATTCGATGGCGCCGCTTTGCGCAAGGCCGGGATCATTCCCTGCTCCTGCGCCAAGACCAAGCTCATCGGAAGCGTCAAGGTCGATCGTGCACTGACCGTCAAGGTCAACGCCATTTCCGCAGGTGCCCGCAAGGCCATCGAGGCGGCGGGCGGCAAAGTCGAGCTGGTCGAGGCCTGA
- the secY gene encoding preprotein translocase subunit SecY, producing the protein MRFFQSFAQIWKIPDLRTRVLFTLGMLLVYRLGGLIPIPGIDFIALRQAASGSSNDLFNMYNMFVGGAFSRAAIFAQGIMPYISASIIMQLMGTIIPTIGKLQKEGQEGRNKISQYTRYLTVVIAAVQAAGVSVYLYSLTGIDGQPVVLEMFREGAGKFMFTSMTILTLTTGTMFVMYLGEQITARGIGNGTSLIIFIGIVAQLPQHILNEGKLVLSGEHDVVKAILIAGIVFAIIAFIVLVDQGLRRIPLQNPRRMVGRKLMGGAASYLPLKVNTAGVIPVIFASSIMFIPSTMATFLPNIQSVQEIAQYFLPGHWLYAVSFSALIIFFAFFYTAVQYNPTDIADNLKKSGGFIPGIRPGKKTAEYIDYVLTRITLPGAIFLSIISVGPYYIKDSLGTSFYLGGTSVLICVGVALETLRQFESHLRTRHYEGFLEKGRIRGRRGY; encoded by the coding sequence GTGCGGTTTTTCCAGAGCTTCGCTCAGATTTGGAAAATCCCCGACCTGCGCACTCGCGTGCTCTTCACGTTGGGGATGCTCCTTGTCTACCGGCTCGGCGGTCTGATTCCCATTCCGGGAATCGACTTCATCGCTCTGCGCCAGGCCGCTTCCGGCAGCTCGAACGACCTCTTCAACATGTACAACATGTTCGTGGGCGGCGCGTTCAGCCGAGCGGCGATCTTCGCACAAGGCATCATGCCCTACATTTCCGCTTCCATCATCATGCAGTTGATGGGGACCATCATCCCCACCATCGGCAAGTTGCAGAAGGAAGGCCAGGAAGGCCGCAACAAGATCAGCCAGTACACTCGCTACCTCACGGTGGTGATCGCCGCGGTCCAGGCTGCGGGCGTTTCGGTGTATCTCTATTCCTTGACAGGAATTGACGGCCAGCCCGTCGTCCTGGAGATGTTCAGAGAAGGCGCCGGAAAGTTCATGTTCACGTCGATGACCATCCTCACCTTGACCACGGGCACCATGTTCGTGATGTATCTCGGCGAGCAGATCACCGCACGCGGCATCGGCAACGGTACCAGCCTGATCATCTTCATCGGCATCGTGGCGCAGCTTCCGCAGCACATCCTCAACGAGGGCAAGCTGGTACTATCAGGCGAGCATGACGTCGTGAAGGCCATCCTGATCGCAGGCATCGTGTTCGCGATCATCGCGTTCATCGTCCTGGTGGACCAGGGCCTGCGACGGATTCCGCTGCAGAACCCTCGACGCATGGTGGGTCGCAAGCTGATGGGCGGAGCCGCCAGCTACCTGCCTCTGAAGGTGAACACCGCAGGCGTCATTCCTGTGATCTTCGCCAGCTCGATCATGTTCATTCCTTCCACGATGGCCACGTTCCTCCCGAACATCCAATCGGTGCAGGAGATCGCACAGTACTTCCTTCCGGGGCACTGGCTGTACGCGGTGAGTTTCAGCGCGTTGATCATCTTCTTCGCCTTCTTCTACACGGCTGTCCAGTACAATCCGACGGACATCGCCGACAATCTCAAGAAGTCCGGTGGATTCATTCCAGGCATCCGTCCTGGCAAGAAGACCGCCGAGTACATCGACTACGTGCTGACACGTATCACGCTTCCTGGCGCCATCTTCCTCTCGATCATCTCGGTCGGACCCTACTACATCAAGGACAGTCTCGGCACGAGCTTCTACTTGGGTGGGACGTCCGTCTTGATCTGTGTAGGTGTCGCTTTGGAAACACTTCGTCAGTTTGAATCGCATCTGCGTACACGGCACTACGAGGGATTCCTCGAAAAAGGCCGTATACGCGGCCGGCGAGGATACTGA
- the infA gene encoding translation initiation factor IF-1: MAKEEGIQVEGKVVEPLPNAMFRVELENGHLILAHISGKMRKHYIRILPGDRVLLELSPYDLSRGRIVYRHK, translated from the coding sequence ATGGCCAAAGAAGAAGGAATCCAAGTCGAGGGCAAGGTTGTGGAACCTCTCCCCAATGCCATGTTTCGCGTGGAATTGGAGAACGGTCACCTCATCCTGGCCCATATCAGTGGAAAGATGCGGAAGCATTACATCCGTATCTTGCCAGGCGACAGGGTTTTACTAGAATTGTCCCCCTACGATCTTTCGCGTGGACGCATAGTCTACCGCCACAAGTAA
- the rpmJ gene encoding 50S ribosomal protein L36, whose translation MKVRASIKVRCTECKIVRRKGVVRIICKKNPRHAQKQG comes from the coding sequence ATGAAAGTCAGGGCATCTATCAAAGTCCGCTGCACGGAGTGCAAAATCGTCCGCCGCAAAGGCGTCGTGCGCATCATCTGCAAGAAGAACCCGCGTCACGCGCAGAAGCAAGGGTAA
- the rpsM gene encoding 30S ribosomal protein S13: protein MARILGIEIPNQKRSEFGLTNIFGIGRTRAKLILEGTGIGLGKKVGDLTDEEIGKIRAFVEANFPVEGNLRSLLGIGLKRLQDIGCYRGIRHRRGLPVRGQRTRTNARTRKGPRKTVANKKK, encoded by the coding sequence ATGGCTCGCATTCTAGGCATTGAAATTCCGAACCAGAAACGCTCCGAGTTCGGCCTCACCAACATCTTTGGCATTGGCCGCACACGCGCCAAGCTGATCCTCGAAGGCACAGGCATCGGCCTGGGCAAGAAGGTCGGCGATCTGACGGACGAAGAGATCGGTAAGATCCGTGCGTTCGTGGAAGCCAACTTCCCTGTCGAAGGCAACCTTCGCTCCTTGCTGGGCATTGGTTTGAAGCGCCTTCAGGACATCGGTTGCTACCGTGGGATTCGCCATCGTCGTGGTCTCCCGGTTCGTGGGCAGCGCACGCGTACCAACGCTCGCACCCGCAAGGGCCCACGTAAGACCGTCGCGAATAAGAAGAAGTAA
- the rpsK gene encoding 30S ribosomal protein S11, with protein MAENLETQAPEVADVPEQGEKRRKGKKRADSTGVIHVLASFNNTIISITDQAGNVLVWGTPGKAGFKGSRKSTPFAAQVAAEAAAKIALDMGVRRADVLVKGAGSGREAAVRSIKATGLDILSIKDVTGIPHNGCRPRKRRRV; from the coding sequence ATGGCCGAAAACCTCGAGACCCAGGCCCCAGAGGTCGCCGACGTCCCCGAGCAAGGGGAAAAACGTCGCAAGGGCAAGAAGCGTGCGGATTCCACTGGCGTGATCCACGTCTTGGCATCCTTCAACAACACTATCATCAGCATCACCGATCAAGCCGGCAACGTCTTGGTTTGGGGCACTCCCGGCAAGGCCGGCTTCAAGGGATCTCGCAAGAGCACTCCTTTTGCTGCCCAGGTCGCCGCCGAAGCCGCCGCCAAGATCGCTCTGGACATGGGAGTTCGCCGTGCGGACGTCCTCGTCAAGGGTGCAGGCTCGGGTCGTGAGGCTGCCGTTCGCTCGATCAAAGCGACGGGTCTCGATATCCTATCTATCAAAGACGTGACCGGTATTCCGCACAACGGATGCCGTCCTCGCAAGCGCAGGAGGGTCTGA
- the rpsD gene encoding 30S ribosomal protein S4, which produces MAVYRGPVCRLCRREHEKLFLKGDRCFTEKCAIERRNVVPGQHGMLRRRQASEYGTQLREKQKTKRSYGVLEKQFRGYFEEAAHAKGVTGENLLQLLEMRLDNIVYRMGFAPNRNLSRQLVRHGHFRVNGRKASIPSIRLKVGDVVEVMDNSRSLAAIQAALAGASRRTEVEWVSVDKVKFAGRVLSQPARTQIPTPVNEQLIVELYSK; this is translated from the coding sequence GTGGCTGTCTACCGCGGACCAGTTTGCCGGCTTTGCCGGCGCGAGCACGAGAAGTTGTTCCTCAAAGGCGATCGCTGCTTCACCGAGAAGTGCGCCATCGAACGCCGCAACGTTGTACCCGGGCAGCATGGCATGCTCCGTCGCCGTCAGGCTTCGGAATACGGCACCCAGCTGCGCGAAAAGCAGAAGACCAAGCGCTCCTACGGCGTCTTGGAAAAGCAGTTCCGTGGCTACTTCGAAGAAGCAGCCCACGCCAAGGGCGTGACCGGCGAGAACCTGCTCCAGCTTCTGGAAATGCGCTTGGACAACATTGTCTACCGCATGGGTTTCGCTCCCAACCGTAACCTGTCCCGTCAGCTGGTCCGTCACGGCCACTTCCGGGTCAATGGTCGCAAGGCCTCGATCCCCTCCATCCGCCTCAAGGTGGGTGATGTGGTCGAAGTCATGGACAACTCACGTAGCCTCGCAGCCATCCAGGCTGCGCTGGCCGGCGCGAGCCGCCGTACCGAAGTCGAATGGGTTTCTGTGGACAAGGTGAAGTTCGCTGGTCGCGTTCTTTCCCAGCCCGCACGCACTCAGATTCCGACTCCGGTCAACGAGCAGCTCATCGTCGAGCTCTACTCCAAGTAA
- a CDS encoding DNA-directed RNA polymerase subunit alpha — MKWKALQMPKGVVKDPSSSESFGKFVIEPLERGWGITVGNALRRVLLSSLQGARAVAIRIDGAPHEFGTIPGVKEDITDIVLNLKLLRLKLHSDRDARLKLDVTGEGEVRASAIEANPEVVILNPDLHIATLDKNASLSLEIRVSSGRGYVLGDDLKRPEDPIGWIYLDTHFSPVSRVNMVVEDTRVGQKTDFNKLTLEITTDGSITPEDALAYASKLLVDHFEQFINFEGDLEQADTVDNDGERERISGILKMRVDELELSVRSSNCLRMANIHTIADLVRNTEQDMLKYKNFGRKSLVELNEVLQGLGLGFGFDVDRYLND; from the coding sequence ATGAAGTGGAAGGCTCTTCAGATGCCGAAAGGGGTCGTCAAGGACCCCAGCTCGAGCGAATCCTTCGGGAAGTTCGTCATCGAGCCCCTCGAACGTGGATGGGGAATCACCGTAGGGAACGCCCTACGTCGGGTTCTTCTTTCCTCTTTGCAGGGTGCTCGGGCGGTGGCGATCCGTATCGACGGAGCCCCCCACGAGTTCGGGACCATTCCCGGGGTCAAGGAAGATATCACCGATATCGTCTTGAACCTCAAATTGCTCAGGCTCAAGCTTCACTCCGACCGCGACGCCCGCCTCAAGCTGGATGTCACGGGCGAAGGCGAAGTGCGCGCTTCCGCGATCGAGGCCAACCCCGAGGTGGTGATCCTCAATCCAGATCTGCACATCGCCACCTTGGACAAGAACGCTTCTCTCTCTTTGGAGATTCGCGTTTCGTCCGGGCGTGGGTACGTTCTCGGAGACGACCTCAAGCGTCCCGAAGACCCGATCGGCTGGATCTACTTGGATACGCACTTCTCGCCGGTTTCTCGCGTCAACATGGTGGTCGAAGACACCCGTGTGGGCCAGAAAACCGACTTCAACAAGCTCACTCTCGAAATCACGACGGACGGTTCGATCACTCCTGAAGACGCCCTGGCCTACGCCAGCAAGCTTCTGGTGGATCACTTCGAACAGTTCATCAATTTCGAAGGCGATCTCGAGCAGGCCGACACCGTCGACAACGACGGCGAGCGCGAGAGGATCTCCGGGATCCTCAAGATGCGCGTGGACGAACTCGAACTTTCCGTGCGTTCCAGCAACTGCTTGCGGATGGCCAACATCCACACCATCGCTGACCTGGTGCGCAATACCGAGCAGGACATGCTCAAGTACAAGAATTTCGGCCGTAAGTCGCTGGTCGAGCTCAACGAGGTCCTTCAGGGACTTGGTTTGGGCTTCGGTTTCGACGTCGACCGTTACCTCAACGACTGA
- the rplQ gene encoding 50S ribosomal protein L17, translated as MKHGVKVNRLGRKAEHRKAMLSNLATSVLRQGLKEVQMERSIRTTIAKAKSVKRVVERLVTYAKKGDLSARREAARVIHDHEVLQGLFETIGPRYAERQGGYTRVLKLDLDRAGDNAEMAIICLVEDKIEKRSSKPKAVKAKAEKVDITEATKKA; from the coding sequence ATGAAGCACGGAGTAAAAGTCAATCGCCTCGGGCGTAAAGCGGAACATCGCAAGGCGATGCTTTCCAACCTGGCCACTTCGGTCCTGCGTCAGGGCCTGAAGGAAGTGCAGATGGAACGTTCCATCCGCACCACGATCGCCAAGGCCAAGAGCGTCAAGCGCGTGGTCGAGCGTCTGGTCACCTACGCGAAGAAGGGCGATCTTTCCGCCCGTCGCGAAGCGGCCCGCGTGATCCATGATCACGAAGTGTTGCAAGGTCTGTTCGAGACCATCGGTCCTCGTTACGCCGAGCGCCAGGGTGGATACACCCGCGTGCTCAAGCTGGACTTGGATCGCGCCGGTGACAACGCCGAAATGGCGATCATCTGCCTGGTCGAAGACAAGATCGAGAAGCGCTCTTCCAAGCCCAAGGCCGTCAAGGCCAAGGCGGAGAAGGTCGACATCACCGAGGCGACCAAGAAGGCCTAA
- a CDS encoding glycoside hydrolase family 11 protein translates to MCLKENSPMQCLNRNRIFWRSIPTLMLLFAAQSAYSQEKCIQAGKDQQSGTENGYYWELWNQNSKGTACMTLGTSGSFSGRWSGIENYLARRGRKYNETQTHQQIGAFNVKFNCDYKPSASAGNSYLSIYGWTVDPLVEYYIIEDWRNWIPSKDGSAQNKGTFTIDGSAYDIVQTTRVDKPSIKNNTTFPQFFSIRKNTRTSGTMQVSEHFKKWESLGMKMGKMYEVSFVVEGYQSSGSFDFKELEVNVGNSSVDIPVTIAHKVKVVQTPNSRDLSIHLAPSLESPVVRVYNTEGRLVGSGENQHSIQLPRMEAGIHFVKVQSASQSYSTKVTVY, encoded by the coding sequence TTGTGCCTAAAGGAGAATTCACCCATGCAGTGCTTAAACCGGAATCGTATTTTCTGGCGGTCGATCCCCACATTGATGCTTCTCTTCGCAGCGCAAAGCGCTTATTCCCAGGAGAAGTGCATTCAAGCCGGAAAGGATCAGCAATCCGGAACGGAAAACGGGTACTACTGGGAGCTTTGGAATCAAAACAGCAAAGGCACCGCGTGCATGACCCTCGGGACCAGCGGAAGTTTCAGTGGCCGGTGGTCAGGCATCGAAAACTACCTGGCTCGCCGCGGTAGAAAGTACAACGAGACCCAAACGCACCAGCAGATCGGGGCGTTCAACGTCAAATTCAACTGCGATTACAAGCCGTCGGCATCTGCGGGCAATTCGTACCTGTCCATCTATGGCTGGACCGTTGATCCCCTTGTCGAATACTACATCATTGAAGATTGGCGCAACTGGATTCCGTCGAAGGATGGTTCGGCCCAGAACAAAGGCACATTCACCATTGATGGTAGCGCGTATGATATCGTGCAAACCACGCGGGTAGACAAGCCCTCGATCAAAAACAATACAACTTTTCCGCAGTTTTTCAGCATTCGCAAAAACACCCGCACCAGCGGAACCATGCAGGTTTCGGAGCACTTCAAGAAGTGGGAGTCGCTCGGCATGAAGATGGGCAAAATGTACGAGGTTTCCTTTGTGGTGGAAGGATACCAAAGCAGCGGATCCTTTGACTTCAAGGAATTGGAAGTCAATGTTGGAAATAGCAGCGTGGACATTCCTGTCACGATCGCTCATAAAGTGAAAGTTGTGCAGACTCCCAATTCGAGGGATCTGTCCATCCATCTGGCTCCATCTCTGGAAAGTCCTGTCGTTCGCGTCTATAACACGGAAGGACGACTTGTGGGGTCCGGCGAAAACCAGCACTCGATCCAGTTGCCCCGCATGGAAGCCGGCATCCACTTCGTGAAGGTTCAAAGCGCAAGCCAGAGCTACTCAACGAAAGTCACGGTCTACTAA
- a CDS encoding TIGR02147 family protein: MDEGFDYSDYRDLLCAAFDRHKSADPQFSYKMLAEALGMDTAGTFRVLHKERHLPARSVSRAIDFLGLSGRAAEYFVLMNSYARERGRGARQAILDKANELRDVPRRRLEDQELSFFRDWWMVAVRCAVEVLEGRANPEEIARRIVPAVEPEAIRQAIQVMLDLGIAKKSQGERLRFVDKHLTADAAEGRAAVAQFQRKILEMAGESVHRFPREGRDISTLTLTVDEAAFQDVREILRDCRRRIQQRVGEAETPDRVLQVAIAIFPLMPALGET; the protein is encoded by the coding sequence ATGGACGAAGGCTTCGATTACTCCGATTATAGAGACCTTCTTTGTGCCGCTTTCGACCGACACAAAAGCGCTGATCCGCAGTTTTCCTACAAGATGCTGGCCGAAGCGCTTGGCATGGACACGGCGGGCACATTCCGCGTCCTCCACAAGGAGCGGCACCTTCCCGCTCGCAGCGTTTCCAGAGCCATCGACTTCCTAGGCTTGTCCGGACGTGCTGCGGAGTATTTCGTCCTGATGAATTCCTATGCCCGGGAAAGAGGGCGTGGAGCCCGGCAGGCGATCCTGGACAAGGCAAACGAGCTGCGGGATGTCCCTCGGCGCCGCTTGGAAGACCAGGAGCTTTCCTTCTTCCGGGATTGGTGGATGGTGGCCGTCCGGTGCGCCGTGGAAGTCTTGGAGGGCCGCGCCAATCCGGAAGAGATCGCACGGAGGATCGTTCCCGCCGTGGAACCAGAGGCCATCCGGCAGGCGATCCAGGTCATGCTGGATTTGGGAATCGCCAAGAAGTCACAAGGCGAGCGCCTGCGCTTTGTGGACAAGCATTTGACCGCCGATGCCGCCGAAGGACGTGCGGCCGTCGCGCAATTCCAGCGAAAGATCCTGGAAATGGCCGGAGAATCCGTCCATCGTTTCCCTCGCGAGGGTCGTGACATCTCCACTCTCACGCTGACGGTGGACGAAGCCGCTTTTCAGGACGTCAGGGAGATCCTGCGGGATTGTCGCCGAAGAATCCAACAGCGAGTCGGAGAAGCGGAAACTCCCGACCGCGTGCTCCAAGTTGCAATCGCTATCTTCCCTCTCATGCCTGCCTTGGGAGAGACATGA